A region from the Hypericibacter adhaerens genome encodes:
- the rpsG gene encoding 30S ribosomal protein S7 — MSRRHAAEKREVLPDAKFGDVVITKFMNSLMYAGKKSVAELTVYGALEQVEKKSKGDPVKVFRDALDNVKPHLEVRSRRVGGATYQVPVEVRPERAQALAIRWIIQTARGRSETTMTDRLSAELLDAANNRGASVKKREDTHKMAEANKAFSHYRW, encoded by the coding sequence ATGTCCCGTCGTCATGCTGCCGAGAAGCGCGAAGTCCTGCCGGACGCCAAGTTCGGCGACGTCGTCATCACGAAGTTCATGAACTCGCTGATGTATGCGGGCAAGAAGTCGGTCGCCGAGCTGACCGTCTATGGCGCGCTCGAGCAGGTCGAGAAGAAGTCCAAGGGCGATCCGGTGAAGGTGTTCCGCGACGCGCTCGACAACGTGAAGCCGCACCTCGAGGTGCGCTCGCGGCGCGTCGGCGGCGCCACCTACCAGGTTCCGGTCGAGGTCCGTCCGGAGCGCGCCCAGGCGCTGGCGATCCGCTGGATCATCCAGACCGCGCGCGGCCGCTCCGAGACCACGATGACCGACCGCCTCTCGGCCGAGCTGCTCGACGCCGCCAACAACCGCGGCGCCTCGGTGAAGAAGCGCGAAGACACGCACAAGATGGCCGAGGCCAACAAGGCCTTCTCGCACTACCGCTGGTAA
- the rpoB gene encoding DNA-directed RNA polymerase subunit beta — protein MTNSFTGRKRIRKSFGRIPEITRMPNLIEVQKSSYDHFLQIGVTPEQRVSVGLQEVFRSVFPIKDFSERSELQFVRYELEEPKYDVEECQQRGMTFAAPLKVTLRLVVWDVDEETGARSIRDIKEQDVYMGDMPLMTANGTFIVNGTERVIVSQMHRSPGVFFDHDKGKTHSSGKYLFAARVIPYRGSWLDFEFDAKDLVYVRIDRRRKLPVTTLFMALAGQNVVQKIRKGEDITEEDRRFGGMSAEEILAFFYGQTTYNRTKKGWQTTFDPERMKGVKLAHDLIDAKTGKAVAEAGTKMSPRLAKKLQEAGLKEQLVPVEDLVGRYVAADLINEKTGEIFIEAGHELTEKLVAELEQAGINAIPVLAIDHVNVGPYIRNTLMADKNNSREEALIDIYRVMRPGEPPTLDTAEVLFQGLFFDSERYDLSAVGRVKMNSRLSLTTEDTVRVLRKDDILQIVRMLVELKDGRGEIDDIDHLGNRRVRSVGELLENQYRIGLLRMERAIRERMSSVEIDSVMPHDLINAKPAAAAVREFFGSSQLSQFMDQTNPLSEITHKRRLSALGPGGLTRERAGFEVRDVHPTHYGRICPIETPEGPNIGLINSLATYARINQYGFIESPYRKVEKAHVTKDVAYLSAMEEGKYTIAQANAELDAKGKFISDLISCRRGGDFVMARPEDIDYMDVSPKQLVSVAAALIPFLENDDANRALMGSNMQRQAVPLLRAEAPLVGTGMEETVARDSGVAIAAKRSGIVDQIDATRIVIRATEETRAEAPGVDIYNLLKFQRSNQNTCINQRPLVKVGDVVKAGDIIADGPSTDLGELALGRNVLCAFMPWQGYNFEDSILISERIVSDDVFTSIHIEEFEVMARDTKLGQEEITRDIPNVGEEALKNLDEAGIVYIGAEVKPGDILVGKVTPKGESPMTPEEKLLRAIFGEKASDVRDTSLRLPPGVSGTIVEVRVFSRRGVDKDERALAIERAEIERLAKDRDDEKAILERSFHNRLHELLLNQVVVTGPKNLKPETKLTDKILAELTHHNWRQITVKADKRMADIEALKKQFQEQIDALSARFENKVEKLQRGDELPPGVMKMVKVFVAVKRKLQPGDKMAGRHGNKGVISKIVPIEDMPYLEDGTQVDIVLNPLGVPSRMNVGQILETHLGWACANLGRQVSQMLDRVVQSGKVADLRKDLKDIYGEAVYKQEIGSLDDAQVVELASHLKDGVPIASPVFDGAREDDIVKMLKEAGLDSSGQVTLVDGRTGEPFERKVTVGYIYMLKLHHLVDDKIHARSIGPYSLVTQQPLGGKAQFGGQRFGEMEVWALEAYGAAYTLQEMLTVKSDDVSGRAKVYEAIVRGDDNFEAGIPESFNVLVKELRSLGLNVELNQRSY, from the coding sequence ATGACCAATTCCTTCACGGGACGTAAGCGGATCCGCAAGTCGTTCGGCCGCATTCCGGAGATCACCCGGATGCCGAACCTGATCGAGGTGCAGAAGAGCTCCTACGATCATTTCCTGCAGATCGGCGTTACCCCGGAGCAGCGCGTGAGCGTCGGCCTCCAGGAGGTGTTCCGGTCGGTGTTCCCGATCAAGGACTTCTCCGAGCGGTCGGAGCTGCAGTTCGTGCGCTACGAGCTCGAGGAGCCGAAATACGACGTCGAGGAGTGCCAGCAGCGCGGCATGACCTTCGCGGCCCCGCTCAAGGTCACCCTGCGTCTCGTCGTCTGGGACGTGGACGAGGAGACCGGCGCCCGCTCGATCCGCGACATCAAGGAGCAGGACGTCTATATGGGCGACATGCCGCTCATGACGGCGAACGGCACCTTCATCGTCAACGGCACCGAGCGCGTGATCGTCAGCCAGATGCACCGTTCGCCGGGCGTCTTCTTCGATCACGACAAGGGCAAGACCCATTCCTCGGGCAAGTATCTGTTCGCGGCCCGCGTCATCCCCTATCGCGGCTCCTGGCTCGATTTCGAGTTCGACGCCAAGGACCTCGTCTATGTCCGCATCGACCGCCGCCGCAAGCTGCCGGTAACGACGCTGTTCATGGCGCTCGCCGGCCAGAACGTCGTGCAGAAGATCCGCAAGGGCGAGGACATCACCGAGGAGGACCGCCGTTTCGGCGGCATGTCGGCCGAGGAGATCCTGGCCTTCTTCTATGGCCAGACCACCTACAACCGCACCAAGAAGGGCTGGCAGACGACGTTCGATCCGGAACGGATGAAGGGCGTCAAGCTCGCCCACGACCTGATCGACGCCAAGACCGGCAAGGCGGTGGCCGAGGCCGGCACCAAGATGTCGCCGCGCCTGGCGAAGAAGCTCCAGGAGGCGGGCCTCAAGGAGCAGCTCGTGCCGGTGGAGGATCTGGTCGGGCGCTATGTCGCCGCGGATCTCATCAACGAGAAGACCGGCGAGATCTTCATCGAGGCCGGCCACGAGCTGACCGAGAAGCTGGTGGCCGAGCTGGAGCAGGCCGGCATCAACGCGATCCCGGTGCTGGCGATCGACCATGTCAATGTCGGTCCCTACATCCGCAACACGCTGATGGCCGACAAGAATAATTCGCGCGAGGAAGCGCTGATCGACATCTACCGCGTCATGCGTCCGGGCGAGCCGCCGACGCTGGACACGGCCGAGGTGCTGTTCCAGGGCCTGTTCTTCGATTCCGAGCGCTACGACCTTTCGGCCGTGGGCCGCGTGAAGATGAACTCGCGCCTGAGCCTCACCACCGAGGATACCGTGCGGGTGTTGCGCAAGGATGACATCCTGCAGATCGTTCGCATGCTGGTCGAGCTCAAGGACGGCCGCGGCGAGATCGACGATATCGACCATCTCGGCAACCGCCGCGTCCGCTCGGTGGGCGAGCTGCTGGAGAACCAGTATCGCATCGGCCTGCTGCGCATGGAGCGCGCGATCCGCGAGCGCATGAGCTCGGTCGAGATCGATTCGGTGATGCCGCACGACCTGATCAACGCCAAGCCGGCGGCGGCCGCGGTGCGCGAGTTCTTCGGTTCCTCGCAGCTCTCGCAGTTCATGGACCAGACCAATCCGCTCTCCGAGATCACGCACAAGCGGCGTCTCTCGGCGCTGGGGCCGGGCGGCCTGACGCGCGAGCGCGCGGGCTTCGAGGTGCGCGACGTGCACCCGACGCATTACGGCCGCATCTGCCCGATCGAGACGCCGGAAGGCCCGAATATCGGCCTGATCAACAGCCTCGCCACCTATGCCCGCATCAACCAGTACGGCTTCATCGAGAGCCCGTACCGCAAGGTCGAGAAGGCGCATGTGACGAAGGACGTGGCGTACCTGTCGGCGATGGAGGAGGGCAAATACACGATCGCCCAGGCCAACGCCGAGCTCGACGCCAAGGGCAAGTTCATCTCCGACCTGATCTCCTGCCGGCGCGGCGGCGACTTCGTCATGGCGCGCCCGGAGGACATCGACTACATGGACGTGTCGCCCAAGCAGCTCGTGTCCGTGGCCGCGGCGCTCATCCCGTTCCTCGAGAACGACGACGCCAACCGCGCGCTGATGGGCTCGAACATGCAGCGCCAGGCGGTTCCGCTCCTGCGCGCCGAGGCGCCGCTGGTCGGCACCGGCATGGAGGAGACGGTGGCCCGCGATTCGGGCGTCGCCATCGCCGCCAAGCGGTCGGGCATCGTCGACCAGATCGACGCGACCCGCATCGTCATCCGGGCGACCGAGGAGACGCGCGCCGAGGCCCCGGGCGTCGACATCTACAACCTGCTGAAGTTCCAGCGCTCGAACCAGAACACCTGCATCAACCAGCGTCCGCTGGTGAAGGTGGGCGACGTGGTGAAGGCCGGCGACATCATCGCCGACGGCCCCTCCACCGACCTCGGCGAGCTGGCGCTCGGCCGCAACGTGCTCTGCGCCTTCATGCCCTGGCAGGGCTACAACTTCGAGGACTCGATCCTGATCTCCGAGCGGATCGTCAGCGACGACGTCTTCACCTCGATCCATATCGAGGAATTCGAGGTGATGGCCCGCGACACCAAGCTGGGCCAGGAAGAGATCACCCGCGACATCCCGAACGTCGGCGAAGAGGCTCTGAAGAACCTCGACGAGGCGGGCATCGTCTATATCGGTGCCGAGGTGAAGCCGGGCGACATCCTGGTGGGCAAGGTGACGCCGAAGGGCGAATCGCCGATGACGCCGGAAGAGAAGCTCCTGCGCGCCATCTTCGGCGAGAAGGCCTCGGACGTGCGCGACACCTCGCTGCGGCTGCCGCCGGGCGTCTCGGGCACCATCGTCGAGGTCCGCGTCTTCTCGCGGCGCGGCGTCGACAAGGACGAGCGCGCGCTCGCGATCGAGCGGGCCGAGATCGAGCGCTTGGCCAAGGACCGCGACGACGAGAAGGCGATCCTGGAGCGGAGCTTCCATAACCGCCTCCACGAGCTGCTGCTGAACCAGGTCGTGGTCACGGGGCCGAAGAACCTGAAGCCGGAGACCAAGCTCACCGACAAGATCCTGGCCGAGCTGACCCACCACAACTGGCGTCAGATCACGGTGAAGGCCGACAAGCGCATGGCCGACATCGAGGCCTTGAAGAAGCAATTCCAGGAGCAGATCGACGCGCTCTCGGCCCGCTTCGAGAACAAGGTCGAGAAGCTGCAGCGCGGCGACGAGCTGCCGCCGGGCGTGATGAAGATGGTCAAGGTGTTCGTCGCGGTGAAGCGCAAGCTGCAGCCGGGCGACAAGATGGCCGGCCGCCACGGCAACAAGGGCGTCATCTCCAAGATCGTGCCCATCGAGGACATGCCCTATCTCGAGGACGGCACCCAGGTCGACATCGTGCTGAACCCGCTGGGCGTGCCCAGCCGCATGAATGTCGGCCAGATCCTGGAGACCCATCTGGGCTGGGCCTGCGCCAATCTCGGGCGCCAGGTCAGCCAGATGCTCGACCGTGTGGTGCAGTCCGGCAAGGTTGCCGACCTGCGCAAGGACCTGAAGGATATCTATGGCGAGGCCGTCTACAAGCAGGAGATCGGCAGCCTGGACGACGCCCAGGTGGTCGAGCTCGCCAGCCATCTGAAGGACGGCGTGCCGATCGCCTCGCCCGTGTTCGATGGCGCGCGCGAAGACGACATCGTGAAGATGCTGAAGGAAGCCGGTCTCGACTCCTCCGGCCAGGTCACCCTGGTCGACGGGCGCACCGGCGAGCCCTTCGAGCGGAAGGTCACGGTCGGCTACATCTACATGCTGAAGCTGCATCACCTGGTGGACGACAAGATCCACGCCCGGTCGATCGGCCCCTACAGCCTGGTCACCCAGCAGCCGCTGGGCGGCAAGGCCCAGTTCGGCGGCCAGCGCTTCGGCGAAATGGAGGTGTGGGCGCTCGAAGCCTACGGTGCGGCCTACACCCTGCAGGAGATGCTCACGGTCAAGTCCGACGACGTCTCCGGCCGCGCCAAGGTCTACGAGGCGATCGTCCGCGGCGACGACAATTTCGAGGCGGGCATTCCCGAATCCTTCAACGTGCTCGTCAAGGAACTCCGTTCGCTCGGCCTCAATGTCGAGCTCAATCAGCGTAGCTATTAA
- the rpsL gene encoding 30S ribosomal protein S12 encodes MPTINQLINSPRRPVAARNKVPALNSSPQKRGVCTRVYTTTPKKPNSALRKVARVRLTNGYEVTSYIPGEGHNLQEHSVVMIRGGRVKDLPGVRYHIIRGTLDTQGVKDRRQRRSKYGAKRPK; translated from the coding sequence ATGCCGACGATCAATCAGTTGATCAACAGCCCGCGTCGCCCGGTCGCCGCCCGCAACAAGGTGCCGGCGCTGAATTCGAGCCCGCAGAAGCGCGGCGTCTGCACGCGCGTCTACACCACGACGCCGAAGAAGCCGAACTCGGCGCTGCGCAAGGTCGCGCGCGTGCGGCTCACCAACGGCTACGAGGTCACGAGCTACATCCCCGGCGAAGGCCACAATCTGCAGGAGCATTCGGTCGTCATGATCCGTGGCGGCCGCGTGAAGGACCTGCCGGGCGTTCGCTACCACATCATCCGCGGCACGCTCGACACCCAGGGCGTGAAGGACCGCCGCCAGCGCCGTTCGAAGTACGGCGCCAAGCGGCCGAAGTGA
- the rpoC gene encoding DNA-directed RNA polymerase subunit beta', whose protein sequence is MNELLNVVTQVTTPQSFDEIRISIASPERIRSWSYGEIKKPETINYRTFKPERDGLFCARIFGPIKDYECLCGKYKRMKYRGIICEKCGVEVTLSKVRRERMGHIELASPVAHIWFLKSLPSRIGLLLDMTLKELERILYFENFVVVEPGLTPLKRHQLLSEEQYLNAQDEFGEEAFQANIGAEALRTMLEAIDLEQERVTMMADLKDTTSEAKRKKLVKRLKLVEAFLESGSHPSWMILEVIPVIPPELRPLVPLDGGRFATSDLNDLYRRVINRNNRLKRLIELRAPDIIVRNEKRMLQEAVDALFDNGRRGRVITGANKRPLKSLSDMLKGKQGRFRQNLLGKRVDYSGRSVIVVGPELKLHQCGLPKKMALELFKPFIYSKLELYGMASTIKAAKRMVEKERPEVWDILEEVIREHPVLLNRAPTLHRLGIQAFEPVLIEGKAIQLHPLVCTAFNADFDGDQMAVHVPLSLEAQLEARVLMMSTNNILSPANGKPIIVPSQDIVLGLYYLTMEGKGEPGEGMAFGTIAEIEHALAHKVITLHTPIKARCSWIGTDGEPVTKVIATTPGRMLLSQILPRHPNVPIDLVNRLLTKKEITNVIDIVYRHCGQKETVIFADRLMGMGFYHACRAGMSFGKDDLIIPRDKEKLVADAHKKVKEYEQQYLDGLITQGEKYNKVVDAWSQCTERVADAMMKVMQEKSTGRDINSVFMMAHSGARGSAAQIKQLAGMRGLMAKPSGEIIETPIISNFKEGLTVLEYFNSTHGARKGLADTALKTANSGYLTRRLVDVAQDCIITEEDCGTTRGLTVKAVVEGGEVIAPLAERILGRTSSVDVKDPLTDKTLVAAGELIDEDKVDVIDRAGIDTVLIRSVLTCQTEVGVCGKCYGRDLARGTTVNIGEAVGVIAAQSIGEPGTQLTMRTFHIGGAAQRGAEQSSVEAAFEAKVEIKNLNVVKNSQSIPIVMGRNCEIVLRDEANREKARHRIPYGAKLLVDDGVKVAKGTKLAEWDPYTLPIITERDGIANYVDLVDGVSMREVLDETTGISSRVVVDWKQQPRGNELKPRITLRDEKGEVITLPNGIEARYFLSVDAILSIENGAHVKAGDVLARIPRESSKTRDITGGLPRVAELFEARKPKDYAIISDIAGRVEFGKDYKTKRRILVVPEEGDRQPVEYLIPKGKHISVQEGDYVQRGDLLMDGNPVPHDILNVLGVEALANYLIKEIQEVYRLQGVKINDKHIEVIVRQMLQKVEITEPGDTTFLVGEQIDRAEFEIVNHKAEQENGRPARCMPVLQGITKASLQTNSFISAASFQETTRVLTEAAVSGRVDQLTGLKENVIVGRLIPAGTGAVMNRLRQLAADRDRALTAAQAQPALPAANEGQSEVA, encoded by the coding sequence ATGAACGAGCTGCTCAACGTCGTTACCCAGGTCACCACGCCGCAAAGCTTCGACGAGATCCGCATCTCGATCGCCAGCCCGGAGCGCATCCGCTCCTGGTCCTACGGCGAGATCAAGAAGCCGGAGACCATCAACTACCGGACCTTCAAGCCGGAGCGCGACGGCCTGTTCTGCGCCCGCATCTTCGGGCCGATCAAGGACTACGAGTGCTTGTGCGGCAAGTACAAGCGCATGAAGTATCGCGGCATCATCTGCGAGAAGTGCGGCGTCGAGGTCACGCTCTCGAAGGTGCGCCGCGAGCGCATGGGCCATATCGAGCTGGCCTCGCCGGTCGCCCATATCTGGTTCCTGAAGTCGCTGCCGAGCCGCATCGGTTTGCTGCTCGACATGACGCTGAAGGAGCTGGAGCGGATCCTCTATTTCGAGAACTTCGTGGTGGTCGAGCCGGGCTTGACCCCGCTCAAGCGCCATCAGCTGCTCTCGGAAGAGCAGTATCTGAACGCGCAGGACGAGTTCGGCGAGGAGGCCTTCCAGGCCAATATCGGCGCCGAGGCGCTCCGCACCATGCTCGAGGCGATCGACCTCGAGCAGGAGCGGGTCACCATGATGGCCGACCTCAAGGACACGACCTCCGAGGCCAAGCGCAAGAAGCTGGTGAAGCGGCTGAAGCTGGTCGAGGCCTTCCTCGAATCCGGCAGCCATCCCTCCTGGATGATCCTCGAGGTCATCCCGGTGATCCCGCCCGAGCTGCGCCCCCTGGTGCCGCTCGACGGCGGCCGCTTCGCGACCTCGGACCTCAATGACCTCTATCGCCGCGTCATCAACCGCAACAACCGCCTGAAGCGGCTGATCGAGTTGCGCGCGCCCGACATCATCGTGCGCAACGAGAAGCGCATGCTGCAGGAGGCGGTCGACGCGCTCTTCGACAACGGCCGGCGCGGTCGCGTCATCACCGGCGCCAACAAGCGCCCGCTGAAGTCGCTCTCCGACATGCTCAAGGGCAAGCAGGGCCGGTTCCGCCAGAACCTGCTCGGCAAGCGCGTCGACTATTCGGGCCGCTCGGTGATCGTGGTCGGGCCTGAGCTCAAGCTGCATCAGTGCGGCCTGCCGAAGAAGATGGCGCTCGAGCTGTTCAAGCCCTTCATCTACTCCAAGCTCGAGCTCTACGGCATGGCCTCGACCATCAAGGCCGCCAAGCGCATGGTCGAGAAGGAGCGGCCGGAAGTCTGGGACATCCTCGAGGAGGTCATCCGCGAGCATCCGGTGCTGCTGAACCGCGCGCCGACGCTGCACCGCCTCGGCATCCAGGCCTTCGAGCCGGTGCTGATCGAGGGCAAGGCGATCCAGCTCCATCCGCTGGTCTGCACCGCCTTCAACGCCGACTTCGACGGCGACCAGATGGCGGTCCATGTGCCGCTCTCGCTGGAAGCCCAGCTCGAGGCGCGCGTGCTCATGATGTCGACCAACAACATCCTGAGCCCCGCGAACGGCAAGCCGATCATCGTGCCGTCTCAGGACATCGTGCTCGGCCTCTACTACCTGACGATGGAAGGCAAGGGCGAGCCGGGCGAAGGCATGGCGTTCGGCACGATCGCCGAGATCGAGCATGCGCTGGCCCACAAGGTGATCACGCTGCACACGCCGATCAAGGCGCGCTGCAGCTGGATCGGCACGGACGGCGAGCCGGTCACCAAGGTGATCGCCACCACGCCGGGCCGCATGCTGCTGTCGCAGATCCTGCCGCGTCATCCGAACGTGCCGATCGACCTGGTCAATCGCCTTCTCACCAAGAAGGAGATCACCAACGTCATCGACATCGTCTACCGCCATTGCGGCCAGAAGGAGACGGTCATCTTCGCCGACCGGCTCATGGGCATGGGCTTCTACCACGCCTGCCGCGCGGGCATGTCGTTCGGCAAGGACGACCTGATCATCCCGAGAGACAAGGAGAAGCTGGTCGCCGACGCCCATAAGAAGGTGAAGGAGTACGAGCAGCAGTATCTCGACGGCCTGATCACCCAGGGCGAGAAATACAACAAGGTCGTCGATGCCTGGTCGCAGTGCACCGAACGCGTGGCCGACGCGATGATGAAGGTCATGCAGGAGAAGTCGACCGGCCGCGACATCAACTCGGTCTTCATGATGGCCCATTCGGGCGCCCGCGGCTCGGCGGCGCAGATCAAGCAGCTCGCCGGCATGCGCGGCCTGATGGCCAAGCCGTCGGGCGAGATCATCGAGACGCCGATCATCTCGAACTTCAAGGAAGGCCTGACGGTGCTCGAGTATTTCAACTCGACGCACGGCGCCCGCAAGGGCCTGGCCGACACCGCGCTCAAGACGGCGAACTCGGGCTATCTGACCCGCCGCCTGGTCGACGTCGCCCAGGACTGCATCATCACCGAGGAGGATTGCGGCACCACCCGCGGCCTCACGGTGAAGGCCGTGGTCGAGGGCGGCGAGGTGATCGCGCCCTTGGCCGAGCGCATCCTGGGACGCACCTCGTCCGTGGACGTGAAGGATCCGCTCACCGACAAGACCCTGGTCGCGGCGGGCGAGCTGATCGACGAGGACAAGGTCGACGTGATCGATCGGGCCGGCATCGACACGGTGCTGATCCGTTCGGTCCTGACCTGCCAGACCGAGGTCGGCGTCTGCGGCAAGTGCTACGGGCGCGATCTCGCCCGCGGCACGACCGTGAACATCGGCGAGGCGGTCGGCGTCATCGCCGCCCAGTCGATCGGCGAGCCAGGCACCCAGCTCACCATGCGCACCTTCCATATCGGCGGCGCGGCGCAGCGCGGCGCCGAGCAGTCGAGCGTGGAGGCGGCGTTCGAGGCCAAGGTCGAGATCAAGAATCTCAACGTGGTCAAGAACAGCCAGAGCATCCCGATCGTGATGGGTCGCAACTGCGAGATCGTGCTGCGCGACGAGGCCAACCGCGAGAAGGCCCGCCATCGCATCCCCTACGGCGCCAAGCTCCTGGTGGATGACGGGGTGAAGGTCGCGAAGGGCACGAAGCTCGCCGAGTGGGATCCCTACACGCTGCCGATCATCACCGAGCGCGACGGCATCGCCAACTATGTCGACCTAGTCGACGGCGTGTCGATGCGCGAGGTGCTCGACGAGACGACCGGCATCTCCAGCCGCGTGGTCGTGGACTGGAAGCAGCAGCCGCGCGGTAACGAGCTGAAGCCGCGCATCACGCTGCGCGACGAGAAGGGCGAGGTCATCACGCTGCCCAACGGCATCGAGGCGCGCTACTTCCTCTCGGTCGACGCGATCCTGTCGATCGAGAACGGCGCCCATGTGAAGGCGGGCGACGTGCTGGCCCGCATCCCGCGTGAATCCTCCAAGACCCGCGACATCACCGGCGGTCTGCCGCGCGTGGCCGAGTTGTTCGAGGCTCGCAAGCCGAAGGACTACGCGATCATCAGCGACATCGCCGGCCGCGTGGAGTTCGGCAAGGACTACAAGACCAAGCGCCGGATCCTGGTGGTGCCGGAGGAGGGCGATCGCCAGCCCGTCGAATACCTGATCCCGAAGGGCAAGCATATCAGCGTCCAGGAAGGCGACTATGTGCAGCGCGGCGACCTGCTGATGGACGGCAACCCCGTGCCGCACGACATCCTGAACGTGCTGGGCGTCGAGGCCCTCGCGAACTACCTGATCAAGGAGATCCAGGAGGTCTATCGGCTGCAGGGCGTGAAGATCAACGACAAGCACATCGAGGTGATCGTCCGCCAGATGCTGCAGAAGGTCGAGATCACCGAGCCCGGCGACACGACCTTCCTGGTCGGCGAGCAGATCGATCGCGCGGAGTTCGAGATCGTCAACCACAAGGCCGAGCAGGAGAACGGGCGTCCGGCGAGGTGCATGCCGGTGCTGCAGGGCATCACCAAGGCCAGCCTGCAGACCAACTCCTTCATCTCGGCGGCCTCCTTCCAGGAGACCACCCGCGTGCTCACCGAGGCCGCCGTCTCCGGTCGCGTCGACCAGCTGACCGGCCTCAAGGAGAACGTGATCGTGGGCCGTCTGATCCCGGCTGGCACCGGCGCCGTCATGAACCGGCTGCGCCAGCTGGCCGCCGACCGCGACCGGGCGCTCACGGCCGCCCAGGCCCAGCCGGCGCTGCCGGCCGCCAACGAGGGGCAGTCGGAAGTCGCCTGA